The following coding sequences lie in one Tichowtungia aerotolerans genomic window:
- a CDS encoding GntR family transcriptional regulator has product MAGAMKKEAYQFILQKMVRGELLPGMQISELSIAAELGVSRSPVRDALSQMVSEGMVERVPRYGTVIKQYSAQELANLYDLRVALESYAAAQAAQKITPEMLERLEEACERINAIAQELKKSGNGQITPEMLSEMFKQDMNFHLIILRATGNQLLLKSAYESRLMTRIFGTSRIESFDLEHVAGVYRFHCEVLKAIKQGDAEMARVTMARHISSGKEGALKFVAEHQLHQEREAFDDIAETIISSAGEI; this is encoded by the coding sequence ATGGCCGGAGCGATGAAAAAGGAAGCGTATCAGTTTATTCTTCAGAAAATGGTGCGCGGTGAACTTTTGCCGGGAATGCAGATATCGGAGCTTTCGATTGCTGCTGAACTGGGTGTCAGTCGCAGTCCAGTGCGTGATGCATTGAGTCAGATGGTTTCAGAAGGCATGGTTGAACGGGTTCCCAGGTATGGAACGGTAATCAAGCAGTATTCTGCTCAGGAATTGGCAAATCTGTATGACTTACGCGTGGCACTGGAAAGTTATGCGGCAGCTCAGGCCGCCCAGAAGATTACTCCGGAGATGCTGGAAAGGCTGGAGGAAGCCTGCGAGCGCATTAATGCCATTGCTCAGGAACTGAAAAAAAGCGGCAATGGGCAAATCACCCCAGAGATGCTGAGTGAGATGTTCAAACAGGACATGAACTTTCATCTGATCATTTTGCGGGCAACCGGGAACCAGCTGCTGCTCAAGAGTGCTTATGAATCCAGACTGATGACCCGGATTTTCGGAACATCCAGAATTGAAAGCTTTGATTTGGAGCATGTGGCTGGAGTTTATCGGTTCCATTGCGAGGTTTTGAAGGCGATTAAGCAAGGGGATGCTGAAATGGCACGGGTGACGATGGCCCGCCACATTTCTTCCGGTAAGGAAGGAGCGCTGAAATTTGTTGCTGAGCATCAGCTTCATCAGGAGCGTGAGGCGTTCGACGATATTGCTGAAACCATTATCAGCAGTGCGGGAGAGATTTAA
- a CDS encoding AraC family transcriptional regulator: MDKKPVTILLAFHWYDRRVFKGIVRYATEHQWHLSPYLFSGHFVPHGWPADGAITCYGKPLCKFIDDLNMPKVDVTIQNMASPTPRVTVDDNAVGKMAARHFIDRGFKHFAYYSWPAVQVNTLRKKAFFQALENAGVPKENVYEIHQSPDRLLGKWEQHQERIYHQLEKLPRPLAVFTGQDNLGATLIEICSRKGIHVPEEISVLGVDDIELLCDCLAVPLSSINTNLEKMGYGAAQQLDRLMKGEITNDAPPVLIEPKEVILRQSTDALAIAHPSVVTALKYIKEHFNEPITLDDIGEAAGMSKRGMEKAFLKHLGASPATELRRIRLDEAKRLLVETDDKISSIAWDCGYSNSSNLSFAFNRETGMSPRAYRNRYTPNK; this comes from the coding sequence ATGGACAAAAAACCCGTCACGATTCTCCTCGCCTTCCACTGGTACGACCGCCGCGTCTTCAAAGGCATCGTCCGCTACGCCACCGAACACCAGTGGCACCTCTCCCCCTACCTCTTTTCCGGCCATTTTGTTCCGCACGGATGGCCCGCCGATGGCGCCATCACCTGCTACGGTAAACCGCTCTGTAAATTTATCGACGACCTGAACATGCCCAAAGTCGACGTCACCATTCAGAACATGGCCTCCCCGACCCCGCGCGTCACCGTCGACGACAATGCTGTCGGCAAAATGGCCGCCCGCCATTTCATCGACCGCGGCTTCAAACATTTTGCCTACTACAGCTGGCCCGCCGTACAGGTAAACACCCTGCGCAAAAAAGCATTTTTCCAGGCCTTGGAAAACGCCGGCGTCCCCAAAGAAAACGTGTACGAAATTCATCAGTCACCCGATCGCCTGCTCGGCAAATGGGAACAGCATCAAGAACGGATCTATCACCAACTCGAAAAACTCCCCCGCCCGCTTGCCGTTTTCACCGGGCAGGACAACCTCGGCGCCACACTCATCGAAATCTGCTCGCGTAAAGGCATCCATGTGCCCGAAGAAATCTCCGTGCTCGGCGTCGACGATATCGAACTGCTGTGCGACTGCCTCGCCGTGCCGCTCTCCAGCATCAACACCAACCTCGAAAAAATGGGGTACGGCGCCGCCCAGCAGCTCGACCGCCTCATGAAAGGCGAAATTACCAACGACGCACCGCCGGTGCTCATCGAACCCAAAGAAGTCATCCTGCGCCAGAGCACCGACGCGCTGGCCATTGCACACCCGTCCGTCGTCACCGCCCTCAAATACATCAAAGAGCACTTCAACGAACCGATCACCCTCGACGACATCGGCGAAGCCGCCGGCATGTCCAAACGCGGCATGGAAAAAGCATTCCTCAAACACCTCGGCGCCTCTCCGGCCACCGAACTGCGCCGCATCCGGCTCGACGAAGCCAAGCGGCTGCTCGTCGAAACCGACGACAAAATCTCTTCCATCGCATGGGACTGCGGCTACTCCAACAGCTCCAACCTCAGCTTCGCCTTCAACCGCGAAACCGGCATGTCGCCCCGCGCCTACCGCAACCGCTACACGCCCAACAAATAG
- a CDS encoding FG-GAP repeat domain-containing protein — protein MVIKRCLNLIGFLAVGGVIFAAGESPYRTLPMLQSTPETERPLSLGFTTHALLPWFGTNEPPALLVMGHGGYFEHRNLIYRAESKDGGREMFSLPADYPVYDSGQPLTELEPGRSIPVLRSDGLFDVIQPQKWIYHVNSGVVGAPKFELSYELEFKDVPKKGDVWVEDVTGDGVPDVLIGGMTHPGEKFKMYPDHPKEKGPWGGVPHPNMGTLPDTDIQNFRGYDIAGNWMGYPVRKYLWWAKGMREESGKLSFGKCRNVLLGSADYPVQWQCYDDSMAPVVMDLEGSPHILLFSDNNQAYALQVRGEDGVELRVGKPRPLLKDGAPMLSVNRPKVIGKGDLNLDGRMDLVIGSGANGRCTVLSGSAPGNFEDLGNIFCKGGPLAGDTLALPVRVDWTGDGYKDVIIGGGSGELSLWAGTADPFVYDGCRFFKTPAGFVRHRPVDGNLQGNNEIAWSYIQPEVFDWDGDGNLDLITNDNEAKLFFYRGTGSSVMLEERKRFLMGGKPLPLAWRSRPAVIDGKYGVAGDARPCLLFMKWDNTYAVAVPDARGSLNMERVVDLRDEDGLPIRTSGPAGLSGRTKLSVADWDGDGVWDIVIGSQQALQRYFRQPERESPTAAPFWLRNVGSNEKPVFQLPRMITFKDGSPIHLNKHNFNIWPTDLNEDGLLDIIFGDDEGFIFYLDRDPLAWNESIEADRQMKKMAAGTGISAVPYVSGEKVFVENWDYPDQSMSAPMKKGDGWANGWKSRGSANRVRTFSMNPLGVFSLASTGGYAALSGEGTGTSVIERFLANPIDFNPEKETVFTFSLVYFREDNLDNAGTEVLGLFGLNTVDGKTLCGVEISSNEALALTLGGKMVSTEDCKVSFNGGYVVQGKLVVRPEGDNDELFVRLSSDIPSGDPLQWDLKLEMDVDGVASVFQQRIMKYAGWLYVDNLQMHAK, from the coding sequence ATGGTGATAAAGCGATGTTTGAATTTAATCGGCTTTTTAGCTGTTGGCGGCGTGATTTTTGCTGCGGGAGAATCCCCGTATCGCACGTTGCCGATGCTTCAGTCCACACCCGAAACAGAGAGGCCGCTTTCGCTTGGGTTTACGACCCATGCTTTGCTTCCATGGTTTGGAACGAATGAGCCGCCGGCGCTGCTGGTGATGGGGCATGGCGGTTATTTTGAACATCGGAATCTTATATATCGCGCGGAGTCCAAAGACGGAGGGAGAGAAATGTTTTCTTTGCCGGCGGACTATCCGGTTTATGACAGCGGTCAGCCGCTGACTGAACTGGAGCCCGGGCGGAGCATTCCTGTTTTGAGATCCGACGGGTTGTTTGATGTGATACAGCCTCAAAAATGGATCTATCATGTAAATTCGGGAGTTGTCGGGGCTCCGAAGTTTGAACTGTCTTATGAGCTCGAATTTAAAGACGTACCGAAAAAAGGGGATGTCTGGGTTGAAGATGTGACGGGTGATGGGGTGCCGGATGTTCTTATTGGCGGAATGACTCATCCGGGCGAGAAGTTCAAGATGTATCCCGATCATCCCAAGGAGAAGGGGCCTTGGGGCGGAGTGCCGCATCCTAATATGGGGACTTTGCCGGATACGGATATTCAGAACTTTCGGGGATACGACATTGCGGGTAATTGGATGGGTTATCCGGTTCGTAAATATCTTTGGTGGGCAAAAGGAATGCGTGAAGAAAGCGGGAAGCTTTCATTCGGAAAGTGCCGCAACGTGCTTTTGGGAAGCGCCGATTATCCGGTTCAGTGGCAGTGCTATGATGACAGCATGGCTCCGGTGGTAATGGATCTGGAAGGCAGTCCGCATATTCTTCTGTTTTCTGATAATAATCAGGCCTATGCGCTGCAGGTGCGCGGAGAGGACGGTGTGGAGCTTCGGGTTGGCAAGCCGCGGCCGTTGCTTAAAGACGGTGCTCCTATGTTGTCTGTAAATCGGCCAAAGGTGATCGGCAAGGGGGATCTGAACCTGGATGGTCGGATGGATTTGGTGATTGGATCGGGTGCCAACGGGCGTTGTACTGTTTTGAGCGGATCCGCTCCGGGGAATTTTGAAGATCTCGGGAATATTTTCTGCAAAGGCGGTCCTTTGGCCGGGGATACGCTGGCTTTGCCGGTGCGTGTTGACTGGACCGGAGACGGATATAAGGATGTGATTATCGGTGGAGGCTCGGGCGAGCTTTCGCTCTGGGCCGGAACCGCAGATCCGTTTGTTTACGATGGATGCAGGTTCTTTAAGACGCCGGCTGGATTTGTCCGGCATAGGCCAGTGGACGGCAATTTACAGGGCAATAATGAGATCGCCTGGAGTTACATTCAGCCGGAAGTGTTTGATTGGGACGGCGACGGAAATCTGGACCTCATTACTAATGACAATGAAGCCAAGCTGTTTTTCTATCGTGGAACCGGTTCCAGTGTAATGCTCGAAGAGCGGAAGCGGTTTCTGATGGGCGGCAAGCCGCTGCCTCTCGCCTGGCGCAGTCGTCCGGCGGTGATTGACGGAAAATATGGTGTGGCGGGGGATGCCCGGCCCTGTCTGCTGTTTATGAAATGGGACAATACCTATGCTGTCGCTGTGCCGGATGCCCGGGGAAGTTTGAATATGGAGCGGGTGGTAGACCTGCGGGATGAGGACGGCCTGCCGATCCGTACCAGCGGGCCGGCCGGTCTTTCCGGCCGTACGAAGTTGTCTGTTGCCGACTGGGATGGGGACGGTGTGTGGGATATTGTAATCGGATCCCAGCAAGCACTGCAGCGTTATTTTCGTCAGCCGGAGCGTGAATCGCCAACGGCTGCACCATTCTGGCTGCGGAATGTCGGTTCAAATGAAAAGCCGGTTTTCCAGCTTCCGCGTATGATTACATTTAAGGATGGTTCTCCGATTCATCTGAATAAGCACAATTTTAACATTTGGCCGACCGATTTGAATGAAGATGGCTTGCTGGATATTATTTTTGGAGATGATGAGGGTTTTATATTTTACCTCGATCGAGATCCGTTGGCTTGGAATGAGAGTATCGAGGCTGATCGTCAAATGAAGAAAATGGCGGCAGGCACCGGCATTTCAGCAGTGCCGTATGTATCGGGAGAAAAGGTTTTTGTTGAAAACTGGGATTATCCGGATCAGTCGATGTCGGCACCGATGAAAAAAGGTGATGGGTGGGCGAATGGCTGGAAGAGTCGTGGTTCGGCAAACAGGGTGCGCACATTTTCAATGAATCCTTTAGGGGTGTTTTCATTGGCCTCCACCGGAGGCTATGCCGCACTGAGCGGGGAAGGAACGGGAACTTCTGTGATCGAGCGGTTTTTGGCTAACCCGATTGATTTTAATCCGGAAAAAGAAACTGTGTTTACATTTTCACTGGTTTATTTCCGTGAAGATAATTTAGATAATGCAGGAACCGAAGTGCTGGGGCTTTTCGGTTTGAACACTGTTGATGGGAAGACACTTTGCGGTGTTGAGATCAGCTCTAATGAGGCGTTGGCGTTGACGCTGGGCGGGAAAATGGTGTCTACTGAAGACTGTAAAGTAAGTTTTAACGGCGGCTATGTGGTGCAGGGAAAACTGGTTGTTCGGCCTGAGGGGGACAACGATGAGCTGTTCGTTCGGTTGAGTTCGGATATCCCCTCCGGGGACCCTTTGCAGTGGGATTTGAAACTGGAGATGGATGTCGATGGTGTGGCATCTGTGTTTCAACAGCGAATTATGAAGTATGCAGGCTGGCTATATGTTGATAATTTGCAGATGCATGCAAAGTAG
- a CDS encoding sulfatase has translation MIIKTLAGTLVAAAALAAEQPNVLFITVDDLKPMLGCYGDETIQTPNIDRLAARGTVFLNNYCQQAVCAPSRMSMFTGLRPDTTGVTDLKTDLRVHLPDAKTMQQVFKEHGYETLGCGKVMHGSRNEDPPSWSVPFMHDEHLTYADGWPVPADLQYQGKTVNDAFAQVESEGVKGWKKRKDRLVELNARPPFECIDVPDDAYADGAMAVWAAGQIEELSKHRKPFFVTVGFHKPHLPFVAPKKYWDLYDRSQFQPAPVQHEPEGAPGYAGHTWGELRSYSGIPSEGPLPLDRHAELIHAYHACVSYTDAQIGRLLDALDQSGAADNTVIILWGDHGWHLGDHGWWCKHTNYEQATKAPLIISAPGYDSAEAQTMSEFVDVYPTLCELTGIPAPEGLQGKSLVPALKDPASAIKDYSISQFPRGKIMGYALRTPRYRYVEWIKNGAVQNIELYDYQADPFETASLHQNPEYRDILRDLKTKMAEFLEKN, from the coding sequence ATGATCATAAAAACACTTGCCGGAACTCTGGTTGCTGCGGCGGCACTTGCCGCTGAACAGCCGAACGTACTGTTCATCACGGTGGACGACCTCAAACCGATGCTCGGCTGCTATGGCGACGAAACCATTCAAACACCGAACATCGACCGGCTTGCCGCGCGCGGCACCGTCTTTCTCAACAACTACTGCCAGCAGGCCGTCTGCGCTCCTTCGCGCATGAGCATGTTCACCGGTCTGCGCCCCGACACAACCGGCGTCACCGATCTTAAAACCGACCTGCGCGTTCACCTGCCCGACGCAAAAACCATGCAGCAGGTTTTCAAAGAACACGGCTACGAAACCCTCGGCTGCGGCAAAGTCATGCACGGCTCGCGCAATGAAGATCCGCCTTCGTGGTCCGTTCCCTTCATGCACGACGAGCACCTCACTTACGCCGACGGCTGGCCCGTTCCCGCCGACCTGCAATATCAGGGCAAAACCGTTAACGACGCCTTTGCACAGGTCGAAAGTGAAGGCGTCAAAGGCTGGAAAAAACGCAAAGACCGGCTCGTCGAACTCAACGCCCGCCCGCCGTTCGAGTGCATCGATGTGCCCGACGACGCCTACGCCGACGGCGCCATGGCCGTCTGGGCCGCCGGACAGATCGAAGAACTTTCCAAACATCGGAAACCGTTTTTTGTCACCGTCGGTTTCCACAAGCCGCACCTGCCCTTCGTCGCTCCGAAAAAATACTGGGACCTCTACGACCGCAGCCAGTTCCAGCCCGCGCCGGTTCAGCACGAACCCGAAGGCGCCCCCGGCTACGCCGGCCATACCTGGGGCGAGCTGCGCAGTTACTCCGGCATTCCGTCCGAAGGCCCCCTGCCGCTCGACCGCCACGCCGAGCTCATCCACGCTTACCACGCCTGCGTCTCCTACACCGACGCACAGATCGGCCGCCTGCTCGACGCGCTCGACCAAAGCGGCGCGGCCGACAACACCGTCATCATCCTGTGGGGCGACCACGGCTGGCACCTCGGCGACCACGGCTGGTGGTGCAAACACACCAACTATGAACAGGCCACCAAAGCGCCACTGATTATTTCTGCGCCGGGCTATGACTCGGCCGAAGCGCAAACCATGAGCGAATTCGTCGACGTCTATCCCACCCTCTGTGAACTCACCGGCATCCCCGCGCCCGAAGGACTTCAGGGCAAAAGCCTCGTCCCGGCCCTCAAAGATCCAGCCTCAGCAATCAAAGACTATTCCATCAGCCAGTTTCCGCGCGGAAAAATTATGGGCTACGCCCTGCGCACCCCGCGCTACCGCTACGTCGAATGGATCAAAAACGGAGCCGTCCAGAACATTGAACTCTACGACTATCAGGCCGACCCGTTCGAAACCGCCAGCCTCCACCAAAACCCCGAATACCGCGATATCCTCCGCGACCTGAAAACCAAAATGGCTGAGTTTTTGGAGAAGAATTAA
- a CDS encoding sulfatase-like hydrolase/transferase, translated as MKSNLFLLGALAGLAASGASIAAEEKPNILFIAVDDLKPILGCYGDELVKSPNIDRLAAQGTVFLNAHCQQAVCGPSRASLLTGLRPDTTKVWDLKTRIRDILPDVVTLPQYLKENGYTAVGTGKIYDPRSVDSRNANDPASWSRPYVQFGDNPDEEFGCVNPEFVAKVRALKEKGIGKDGALKKRLGGTPPVEIDQDVPDNAYADGRIADTGIALLNELAPKDEPFFIAVGFKKPHLPFVAPKKYADLYKRSQFHLAEVKERPEGAPDFHWQPGWELRNGSYSDIPPIGDGGPIPEDMQITLIHGYYACVSYTDAQVGRLLDALEQSGEADNTIVVLWGDHGWHLGDHGMWCKHTNYEQATHVPLIIADLRKPKGQQSMSVAEFVDVYPTLCELAGLPVPEVLEGDSLVRILEDPSAMVKDAAVSQFPRHVGGHGEIMGYAWRDSRYRYIEWVDGDFYAGKPSGEVIAREFYDYKADPLEQRNLIDNPEYVREINRMQTIAAAYKQQKDQVESKPKPAPAKKQAKQPVESGNNLLLNPGFASGALAPWKLQDQKAPATAVIEADGTLKLEINEAGKQPYHRTLQQPDLKLESDTKYLLQFDMRTDADNGGDIKVSVVHSIDYKAPHYGLMRSETPGAEWTTLQYSFKTKEIDPNDPACLKIHLGNLNSNAFLKNFQLTEAGKKK; from the coding sequence ATGAAGTCGAATCTGTTTTTACTGGGCGCTTTGGCCGGACTCGCAGCGAGCGGAGCATCCATTGCAGCGGAAGAAAAACCCAACATCCTTTTCATCGCCGTCGATGACCTGAAGCCGATTCTCGGCTGCTACGGCGATGAGCTTGTCAAAAGCCCGAACATTGACCGTCTGGCCGCTCAGGGAACCGTGTTTCTGAATGCACACTGCCAGCAGGCGGTCTGCGGCCCGAGCCGCGCGAGTCTGCTGACCGGCCTGCGCCCCGACACGACCAAGGTGTGGGATCTGAAAACCCGCATCCGCGATATTCTGCCCGACGTGGTGACGCTTCCTCAGTATCTCAAGGAAAACGGCTACACGGCGGTCGGCACCGGCAAAATTTATGACCCGCGCAGCGTGGACAGCCGCAACGCAAACGATCCCGCGTCGTGGAGCCGCCCCTATGTGCAGTTTGGCGATAATCCGGATGAAGAATTCGGCTGTGTGAATCCGGAGTTCGTAGCCAAGGTCCGCGCACTGAAAGAAAAAGGCATTGGGAAGGACGGCGCTCTGAAGAAAAGACTGGGCGGCACGCCGCCGGTAGAGATCGATCAGGATGTGCCGGACAACGCCTATGCCGACGGCCGCATTGCGGATACCGGTATTGCCCTGCTCAACGAACTCGCCCCGAAAGACGAGCCGTTTTTTATCGCGGTCGGTTTTAAGAAGCCGCACCTGCCGTTTGTGGCGCCGAAAAAATATGCCGATCTGTACAAACGCAGTCAGTTCCATCTGGCAGAAGTGAAAGAGAGGCCGGAAGGCGCTCCGGATTTCCACTGGCAGCCGGGCTGGGAACTGCGCAACGGGTCGTACAGCGACATTCCGCCGATCGGCGATGGCGGCCCGATTCCCGAGGATATGCAGATTACGCTGATTCACGGATACTATGCCTGCGTGTCGTATACCGACGCCCAGGTCGGCCGCCTGCTCGATGCACTGGAACAGTCCGGCGAAGCGGACAACACGATTGTGGTGCTTTGGGGCGATCACGGATGGCACCTCGGCGACCACGGCATGTGGTGCAAGCATACCAACTATGAGCAGGCTACCCACGTCCCGCTGATTATTGCCGACCTGCGCAAACCGAAGGGACAGCAAAGCATGTCGGTCGCGGAATTTGTCGACGTCTACCCCACTCTCTGTGAGCTGGCCGGCCTGCCGGTTCCCGAGGTGCTCGAAGGCGACAGCCTGGTGCGCATACTGGAAGATCCGTCCGCAATGGTGAAGGACGCGGCGGTCAGCCAGTTCCCGCGCCACGTCGGCGGCCACGGGGAAATTATGGGCTACGCATGGCGCGACAGCCGCTACCGCTACATCGAATGGGTTGATGGTGATTTTTATGCCGGCAAACCGTCCGGCGAAGTGATTGCCCGGGAGTTTTATGATTACAAAGCCGATCCGCTGGAACAGCGCAACCTGATCGACAATCCGGAATACGTGCGGGAGATCAACCGGATGCAGACCATTGCCGCCGCGTACAAACAGCAGAAGGATCAAGTTGAATCCAAACCCAAGCCGGCTCCGGCGAAAAAACAGGCAAAGCAACCGGTAGAGTCCGGCAATAACCTGCTGTTGAATCCCGGCTTTGCTTCAGGCGCACTGGCCCCGTGGAAACTACAGGATCAAAAAGCACCGGCCACCGCCGTCATTGAAGCGGACGGCACACTGAAACTGGAAATAAACGAGGCCGGCAAACAGCCGTATCACCGGACCCTGCAGCAGCCGGATCTGAAACTGGAGTCCGACACCAAATACCTGCTTCAGTTTGACATGCGCACGGATGCTGATAACGGCGGCGACATCAAAGTATCCGTCGTCCACAGCATTGACTACAAAGCCCCGCACTACGGACTGATGCGCTCAGAGACTCCGGGCGCGGAATGGACGACGCTGCAGTATTCATTCAAGACCAAAGAGATCGACCCGAATGATCCCGCCTGCCTGAAAATTCATCTTGGCAACCTCAACAGCAATGCATTCCTGAAAAACTTTCAGCTTACAGAAGCGGGAAAGAAAAAGTAA
- a CDS encoding addiction module protein yields MSIAELKSMSRDEQLLAMEILWEELSREDQQVESPAWHKEVLDERQSMVAEDSASYLTMDELKKRLRP; encoded by the coding sequence ATGAGCATTGCCGAACTTAAATCAATGTCCCGCGACGAGCAGCTTCTTGCGATGGAGATTCTGTGGGAAGAGCTGAGCCGTGAGGATCAGCAGGTTGAGTCGCCCGCATGGCATAAAGAAGTGCTGGATGAACGGCAGTCCATGGTTGCTGAGGACTCTGCAAGCTACCTGACGATGGATGAGCTGAAGAAAAGGCTTCGCCCATGA
- a CDS encoding sulfatase has translation MKHRLSALFSLLCVASVGAAVRTEHPNVVFFLVDDMGWRDSTCYGSELYETPNLDRLASEGVRFTQAYSSHPRCVPARYSFMTGKFPARDGIPGASYNMDAGEFTLAEAMKAGGYATFFAGKWHLQDTDDQAPENQGFDINIAGGHAGAPGSYFFPYTKAKNKNHKTEAPIRGLEDGVEGEYLTDRLTDETIEFIEANTDHPFLVYLSHYAVHTPLEAKPELVAYYENKLKKLDFDGPEYIEKDGTTKMRQDNAVYAAMVHSMDESLGRVMESLDKLGLADETVIVFTSDHGGLSNRGVNSQRPLATSNLPLRAGKGHLYEGGIRVPMVVKWPGVTKAGAETTRIVTGSDHYPSVLEMAGLPLRPQQHLDGISYTDTLEGKDAARSGPVFWHSPMGRPNQTGDTNSSVIRDGDWKLFEFFDEGRVELYNIAADPYETTNLATQRPDISKPLLEQLHQWKQDVSAFIQHK, from the coding sequence ATGAAACACCGTTTATCCGCTTTGTTTTCGCTGCTGTGTGTCGCTTCTGTCGGGGCGGCGGTTCGGACGGAACACCCGAATGTGGTTTTCTTTCTGGTCGACGACATGGGCTGGCGGGATTCAACCTGTTACGGCTCGGAGTTGTATGAGACGCCGAACCTGGACCGTTTGGCGAGCGAAGGTGTGCGGTTTACGCAGGCGTATTCTTCGCACCCGCGCTGTGTGCCGGCCCGCTATTCATTTATGACTGGAAAGTTTCCGGCGCGCGACGGAATTCCCGGCGCGTCTTATAATATGGACGCCGGAGAGTTCACACTGGCTGAGGCGATGAAGGCGGGCGGTTACGCCACGTTTTTTGCCGGCAAGTGGCATTTGCAGGATACCGACGATCAGGCTCCGGAGAATCAGGGCTTTGACATCAACATCGCCGGCGGACATGCCGGTGCACCGGGGTCCTACTTTTTTCCGTATACCAAGGCGAAAAACAAAAATCATAAAACAGAAGCTCCCATTCGCGGACTCGAGGACGGGGTCGAAGGGGAATATCTGACCGACCGCCTGACGGATGAAACCATAGAGTTTATTGAGGCCAACACGGATCATCCGTTTCTGGTTTATCTGTCGCACTATGCCGTGCATACGCCGCTGGAAGCCAAGCCGGAGCTGGTTGCGTATTATGAAAACAAGCTGAAGAAACTGGATTTCGATGGGCCGGAGTACATTGAAAAGGACGGCACCACCAAGATGCGGCAGGACAATGCGGTATATGCTGCGATGGTGCACAGCATGGACGAAAGTCTCGGCCGGGTGATGGAGTCGCTCGATAAGCTCGGTCTTGCGGACGAAACGGTGATTGTTTTTACATCCGATCACGGCGGGCTTTCAAACCGCGGGGTCAACAGTCAGCGACCGTTGGCGACGAGCAACCTGCCGCTGCGTGCCGGGAAGGGGCATCTGTATGAAGGCGGCATTCGCGTTCCAATGGTTGTAAAATGGCCGGGCGTTACGAAGGCCGGTGCCGAGACTACCCGCATTGTTACGGGATCGGATCATTATCCTTCTGTTCTGGAAATGGCCGGACTACCGCTGCGTCCGCAGCAGCATCTTGACGGCATCAGCTATACGGATACGCTGGAAGGCAAAGACGCCGCTCGTTCCGGTCCGGTTTTCTGGCATTCGCCGATGGGGCGACCCAACCAGACCGGCGACACAAACAGCAGTGTGATTCGCGATGGCGACTGGAAGCTGTTCGAGTTTTTCGATGAAGGGCGTGTGGAGCTCTATAACATTGCTGCTGATCCGTATGAGACCACGAACCTCGCAACCCAGAGACCGGATATTTCAAAACCGCTCCTGGAACAGTTGCATCAGTGGAAACAGGACGTATCCGCTTTTATTCAACACAAATAG